In Campylobacter concisus, a single window of DNA contains:
- the fabI gene encoding enoyl-ACP reductase FabI: MILKEKKGLIVGVANAKSIAYGIAEACHEQGAQMAFTYLNDALKKRVEPIAEEFGSKFVYELDVNNPAHLDGLADRIKADLGEIDFVVHAVAYAPKETLEGEFVNTTKEAFDIAMGTSVYSLLSLTRAVLPVLKEGGSVLTLTYLGGPKFVPHYNVMGVAKAALESSVRYLAHDLGARNIRVNAISAGPIKTLAASGIGDFRMILRYNEVNSPLKRNVTTHDVGNSAMYLLSDLASGVTGEVHYVDCGYNIMGMGDVATDAEGNTILAWDAK, from the coding sequence ATGATTTTAAAAGAAAAAAAAGGCCTCATCGTCGGCGTCGCTAACGCCAAATCTATCGCTTACGGCATCGCCGAAGCTTGTCACGAGCAGGGGGCGCAAATGGCGTTTACCTACCTAAACGACGCGCTAAAAAAACGCGTAGAGCCGATCGCGGAGGAGTTTGGGAGCAAATTTGTCTATGAGCTTGACGTAAACAATCCTGCTCACCTTGACGGGCTTGCGGATCGTATCAAAGCAGACCTCGGCGAGATAGATTTCGTCGTGCATGCCGTGGCTTATGCACCAAAAGAAACGCTAGAGGGCGAGTTCGTAAACACGACTAAAGAAGCCTTTGATATTGCGATGGGCACGAGCGTGTATTCGCTGCTAAGCCTCACGCGCGCGGTACTTCCGGTGCTAAAAGAGGGCGGCTCGGTGCTCACGCTCACCTATCTTGGCGGACCAAAATTCGTGCCTCACTACAACGTAATGGGCGTCGCAAAAGCAGCTCTTGAAAGCTCGGTGCGCTACCTAGCACACGATCTTGGCGCTAGAAATATCCGCGTAAACGCGATCAGCGCGGGTCCGATCAAAACGCTTGCGGCAAGCGGCATAGGCGATTTTAGGATGATTTTACGCTACAACGAGGTAAATAGTCCGCTAAAACGCAACGTCACGACGCATGACGTCGGCAACAGTGCGATGTACCTGCTTAGCGACCTAGCCAGCGGCGTAACCGGCGAGGTACACTACGTCGACTGCGGCTACAACATCATGGGCATGGGCGACGTGGCGACCGACGCCGAGGGCAACACGATCCTAGCTTGGGACGCAAAATAA
- a CDS encoding triose-phosphate isomerase: MRFLANLKCNHTRASFKEYAQILDANLSLNDDVTVFPPFSALDLTAHKFKLGAQNFYPCESGAHTGEIGKAMLDEFGVKSVLIGHSERRELGESEELLRAKFDFAVKAGWQIVYCIGENLSVNEAGGTKEFLAEQLKNIELSYERLLIAYEPVWAIGTGKSAGTEQIEEILNFIREQTSALLLYGGSVNVANIGGIAGIKNCDGVLVGTASWDASKFLELIRIVSHRYTSLS, from the coding sequence GTGAGGTTTTTAGCAAATTTAAAGTGCAATCACACGAGAGCGAGCTTTAAAGAGTACGCCCAAATTTTAGACGCAAATTTAAGCTTAAACGACGACGTGACGGTGTTTCCGCCCTTTAGCGCGCTTGATCTTACGGCTCATAAATTTAAACTCGGCGCGCAAAATTTCTATCCGTGCGAAAGCGGCGCTCATACCGGCGAGATCGGCAAGGCGATGCTGGACGAGTTTGGCGTAAAAAGCGTACTGATAGGGCACTCCGAACGACGCGAGCTAGGCGAGAGCGAGGAGCTTTTGCGCGCTAAATTTGACTTCGCCGTAAAGGCAGGCTGGCAGATCGTTTACTGCATCGGCGAAAATTTGAGCGTGAACGAAGCCGGCGGCACGAAAGAGTTTTTGGCAGAACAGCTAAAAAATATCGAGCTTAGCTACGAGCGGTTGCTGATCGCCTACGAGCCCGTGTGGGCGATAGGCACGGGCAAAAGTGCTGGCACGGAGCAGATCGAGGAGATATTAAATTTCATCCGCGAGCAGACGAGCGCGCTGCTTCTTTACGGAGGCAGCGTAAATGTCGCAAACATCGGCGGGATAGCGGGGATCAAAAACTGCGATGGAGTACTAGTAGGTACGGCGAGCTGGGACGCTTCGAAGTTTTTGGAGCTTATACGCATTGTCTCGCATCGCTATACTTCGTTGTCTTAA
- a CDS encoding sugar transferase, with amino-acid sequence MIILGEKYTFTKLELEKLRKKFGQVNFLSHENSDAKALRSALENLIKSGDQRLIVLNTAKPVDGKLVRFLTLLQFKTKYKKIKFLNVENFLEIYLHKCYIPENGENLNFLNDIKPYNALEYALKRVIDYVSCSMLLVMLFVLKFYVKKKIDEQSPGSLYFLQNRVGLGNREFECIKFRSMMEDAEKDGAKFASENDERVFEFGEFMRKTRIDEVPQCINVFRGQMHLIGPRPERRHWINFFEKEIPYYNERHIVRPGITGWAQVNYPYGSNTHDARQKLMYDLYYIKHWSLWLEIKIIVKTIAIVFEKKGV; translated from the coding sequence ATGATCATCCTTGGCGAAAAATATACTTTCACCAAACTCGAGCTAGAGAAGCTTAGGAAGAAATTTGGCCAGGTAAATTTTTTATCCCATGAAAATAGCGACGCAAAAGCCTTGCGAAGCGCACTAGAAAATCTCATAAAATCAGGCGATCAAAGGCTAATCGTGCTAAATACCGCAAAGCCAGTTGATGGCAAACTGGTGAGATTTCTCACGCTTTTGCAGTTTAAAACGAAGTATAAAAAGATAAAATTTCTAAACGTAGAGAATTTTTTAGAAATTTATCTGCACAAATGTTATATCCCAGAAAATGGGGAAAATTTAAACTTTTTAAACGACATCAAGCCTTATAATGCCCTTGAATACGCCTTAAAACGTGTGATCGACTATGTAAGCTGCTCGATGCTTCTTGTGATGCTTTTTGTGCTTAAATTTTATGTAAAGAAAAAGATAGACGAGCAGTCCCCTGGTAGCCTTTACTTCTTGCAAAACAGGGTTGGGCTGGGCAACAGAGAATTTGAATGCATCAAATTTCGCTCGATGATGGAAGATGCCGAGAAAGATGGGGCAAAATTTGCTAGTGAAAATGATGAAAGAGTATTTGAGTTTGGCGAATTTATGCGAAAAACTCGTATAGACGAGGTGCCGCAGTGTATAAATGTCTTTCGAGGGCAAATGCATCTGATAGGACCAAGGCCTGAGCGAAGACACTGGATAAATTTCTTTGAAAAAGAGATACCTTACTACAATGAACGTCACATCGTTCGACCTGGTATCACGGGCTGGGCACAGGTAAACTACCCTTATGGCTCAAATACACACGACGCCAGGCAAAAGCTGATGTATGATCTTTACTACATAAAGCACTGGTCACTTTGGCTGGAGATAAAGATTATAGTAAAAACTATTGCGATTGTATTTGAGAAAAAAGGTGTTTAA
- a CDS encoding YeiH family protein, whose protein sequence is MSHKFLAVLVLALICAISFALSNTVLAKFHTSPLIISIILGAIFANLFTKQTQILKSSGVVAVAGKQILRLGIILFGFNISLSEIASVGTLGVIYAAFMVFATFCFALFTAKALGLSKDSAVLIGSGASICGAAAVMATQNEIKADANKLAIAICTVVLFGTIGMFIYPFIAKFLALTPHQTGFFIGGSLHEVAHVVAASAAFDSTASSTAVIIKMLRVIMLVPFLFLLNFLNLSQNSGGSKLKSIPWFALFFLVAICVRSLPFFSEILVQILKLAASICLCVAMCALGFGIDRSIFKATGKKPFLLAFFIFLWLICSSLVFVKTLC, encoded by the coding sequence ATGTCTCATAAATTTCTTGCTGTGCTTGTTCTGGCGCTAATCTGTGCCATTTCTTTTGCACTTTCAAACACGGTTTTGGCTAAATTTCACACCAGCCCGCTCATCATCTCGATCATTCTTGGCGCCATTTTTGCAAATCTTTTCACCAAACAGACTCAAATTTTAAAATCAAGCGGCGTCGTAGCGGTCGCTGGAAAGCAAATTTTAAGGCTTGGCATCATACTTTTTGGCTTTAACATAAGCCTTAGCGAGATCGCAAGTGTTGGCACTCTAGGCGTGATATATGCAGCTTTTATGGTATTTGCGACCTTTTGCTTTGCGCTTTTTACCGCTAAGGCTTTGGGGCTTAGCAAAGATAGTGCCGTGCTCATTGGCTCAGGGGCAAGCATATGCGGCGCAGCTGCTGTTATGGCTACTCAAAATGAGATAAAAGCAGACGCAAACAAGCTTGCTATCGCCATTTGCACGGTGGTGCTCTTTGGGACGATTGGTATGTTTATCTATCCATTTATCGCTAAATTTCTAGCTCTCACGCCACACCAAACCGGCTTTTTTATCGGTGGCTCACTTCATGAGGTAGCCCATGTAGTCGCAGCCTCAGCAGCATTTGATAGCACAGCAAGCAGCACCGCCGTCATCATAAAAATGCTTCGTGTCATCATGCTAGTACCATTTTTGTTTTTGCTAAATTTCTTAAATTTAAGCCAAAATAGCGGCGGCTCAAAGCTAAAGAGCATACCATGGTTTGCGCTATTTTTCTTAGTGGCGATCTGCGTTAGATCTTTGCCATTTTTCTCTGAAATTTTGGTACAAATTTTAAAGCTAGCTGCTAGTATCTGCCTTTGTGTTGCGATGTGCGCTTTGGGGTTTGGGATAGATAGGAGTATATTTAAAGCGACGGGCAAAAAGCCATTTTTGCTAGCATTTTTTATATTTTTATGGCTTATTTGCTCATCGCTTGTGTTTGTTAAGACTCTTTGCTAG
- a CDS encoding phosphoglycerate kinase produces the protein MSEILSINDLELGGAKVFVRCDFNVPMDEFLNITDDRRIRSAIPTIRYCLDNGCSVVLASHLGRPKNGFEEKFSLRGVAKRLSLLLSHEVVFAEDVIGADAKTKAAALKPGEILLLENLRFEKGETKNDEALASELAKYGEFYINDAFGVCHRAHSSVEAITKFYDEKHKAAGFLLQKEINFAQNLIKHPARPFVAVVGGSKVSGKLQALHNLLPRVDKLIIGGGMAFTFLKSLGENIGNSLLEEDLIEDAREILRKGRELGVKIYLPVDVVAAQTFSAESAVKFVPAQEIPSGWMGLDIGPASIRLFKEVIADAQTIWWNGPMGVFEMDKFSKGSIKMSHAIIDTHATTVVGGGDTADVVERAGDADEMTFISTGGGASLELIEGKELPGIKPLRKAAE, from the coding sequence ATGAGTGAAATTTTATCGATCAACGATCTTGAGCTCGGCGGCGCGAAGGTATTTGTTAGGTGCGATTTTAACGTGCCGATGGACGAGTTTTTAAACATCACCGACGACCGCCGTATCCGCTCGGCGATCCCTACTATCCGCTACTGCCTCGATAACGGCTGCAGCGTGGTTTTGGCTAGCCACCTGGGGCGACCTAAAAACGGCTTTGAGGAGAAATTTTCGCTGCGAGGCGTCGCAAAAAGACTCTCGCTTTTACTGAGCCATGAGGTTGTATTTGCCGAGGACGTCATCGGCGCGGACGCCAAAACTAAAGCCGCCGCGCTGAAGCCGGGCGAAATTTTGCTTCTTGAAAATTTGCGCTTTGAAAAGGGCGAGACCAAAAACGATGAGGCGCTAGCTTCTGAGCTCGCTAAATACGGCGAATTTTACATAAACGACGCGTTTGGCGTCTGCCATAGGGCTCACAGTTCGGTCGAGGCGATCACCAAATTTTACGACGAAAAGCACAAGGCGGCGGGATTTTTGCTGCAAAAGGAGATAAATTTCGCTCAAAATCTCATCAAACACCCTGCGCGTCCGTTCGTCGCGGTCGTGGGTGGCAGCAAGGTAAGCGGCAAGCTGCAGGCCCTACACAACCTGCTTCCGCGCGTGGATAAACTGATCATTGGCGGTGGCATGGCGTTTACGTTTCTAAAATCTCTCGGTGAAAATATCGGAAATTCGCTACTTGAAGAGGATCTCATCGAGGACGCGCGCGAAATTTTGCGCAAGGGTAGGGAGCTTGGCGTTAAAATTTACCTGCCGGTGGACGTCGTCGCGGCTCAGACCTTTTCAGCCGAAAGCGCCGTAAAATTCGTCCCAGCGCAAGAAATTCCGAGCGGCTGGATGGGGCTTGATATCGGACCGGCGTCGATTAGGCTATTTAAAGAGGTCATCGCCGACGCGCAGACCATCTGGTGGAACGGGCCGATGGGCGTTTTTGAGATGGATAAATTTAGCAAAGGCAGCATCAAAATGAGCCACGCCATCATCGACACTCACGCGACTACGGTCGTGGGCGGCGGCGATACGGCCGACGTGGTCGAGCGCGCTGGAGACGCCGACGAGATGACCTTTATCTCTACTGGCGGCGGCGCGAGTCTGGAGCTTATCGAGGGCAAGGAACTACCAGGCATAAAACCGCTTAGAAAGGCTGCGGAGTGA
- a CDS encoding TonB-dependent receptor domain-containing protein — translation MRFKSLFKLSLAASIAVCANGADESVLSGVEVTSSSGGYGVDDIKISTRNAGLAKDVMRDIPGVYVGGTNGMNQKIYMRGVSDRGLNITIDGAKQNGNTFHHNADLLIDPDLIKAVDVEVGSRSVVNGSGALGGSVAFKTVDAKDLLDDGEIIGAKIKTGYASNNSEFSQGLMLFTAPVEGLDFIAAINHKDYDYGKSGNKRKIGGDGNDLSYLLKLGYSFLDAHRISISREHNEFKGLYPLRAEFGSSHANDDHRKYERDTTTLKYEYKPSNLLNLEVTAYNTEHKKDDPVLKILGVKTNGINAKAKSIVETGALTQTLRYGAEFYQSKNFNKPNNHYPEKVNNYSIYAEDALNFSSLTITPGIRYTYHELKSYDGRAGNVKSYTYKFNEFTPALALDYEIIKGLNAFASYARVFRGPDVMESMMASGSSRGRALNWSANKDLKATTGNSYETGLKYHGDINEVSSYSLSAKYFMTKYKNLIVDNNAAGGGVNQTLVRINAGGADISGVELLARLNLDALSLAASYTHQNVKYKDRVANPARGGYYTSNVIGYRDQGDKYTFNAEYAFSSIDTLVGYNLIYFASKNTISAGNDESVNIPSYAVSDIYATYSPSSGKFKGLEINAGIYNLFNKAYTSQSQRLATYTGDSNFIDWEPGRNFKVNVSYKF, via the coding sequence ATGAGATTTAAAAGCTTATTTAAACTCTCTCTTGCAGCAAGCATAGCAGTTTGTGCAAACGGGGCAGACGAGAGCGTATTAAGCGGAGTTGAGGTAACAAGTAGCAGTGGCGGATATGGAGTTGATGACATCAAAATTTCAACCAGAAATGCTGGCCTAGCAAAAGACGTGATGAGAGACATCCCTGGCGTTTACGTAGGCGGAACAAACGGTATGAATCAAAAAATTTACATGAGGGGCGTTAGTGACCGCGGCCTAAACATCACGATAGATGGTGCTAAACAAAACGGAAACACGTTTCACCACAACGCCGATTTACTAATCGACCCAGATCTTATAAAAGCCGTTGATGTCGAAGTTGGCTCAAGGTCAGTAGTAAATGGCTCAGGCGCACTTGGTGGCTCGGTCGCCTTTAAAACGGTTGACGCAAAAGACTTGCTTGATGATGGTGAGATCATCGGTGCAAAGATAAAGACTGGATACGCTTCAAACAACAGCGAATTTTCTCAAGGTCTTATGCTCTTTACTGCACCGGTTGAGGGACTTGACTTTATAGCCGCTATTAATCACAAAGACTACGACTATGGCAAAAGCGGCAATAAAAGAAAGATAGGTGGCGATGGAAACGACCTTAGCTATCTTTTAAAGCTTGGTTATAGCTTCCTTGATGCACATAGAATTTCTATCTCAAGAGAGCACAATGAATTTAAGGGTCTTTATCCTTTAAGAGCAGAATTTGGTAGTTCGCATGCAAATGATGACCACCGCAAATACGAGCGCGATACGACAACGCTAAAATACGAATACAAGCCTAGTAATCTTTTGAATTTAGAGGTAACGGCATATAATACCGAGCATAAAAAAGATGATCCGGTCTTAAAAATTTTAGGCGTAAAGACAAACGGCATAAATGCAAAGGCTAAGAGTATAGTCGAGACCGGCGCTTTGACGCAGACGCTTAGATACGGCGCTGAGTTTTACCAAAGTAAAAATTTTAACAAGCCAAATAATCACTATCCTGAAAAGGTAAATAACTACTCAATCTATGCGGAAGATGCGCTAAATTTTAGCTCGCTAACCATCACACCAGGCATCAGATACACCTATCACGAGCTAAAAAGCTACGACGGCAGAGCTGGAAATGTAAAGAGCTACACCTATAAATTTAATGAATTTACCCCAGCGCTTGCGCTTGATTATGAGATCATTAAAGGGCTTAATGCATTTGCAAGCTATGCAAGAGTCTTTAGAGGGCCTGATGTCATGGAGTCGATGATGGCAAGTGGAAGCAGCAGGGGCAGAGCCTTAAATTGGTCGGCAAATAAGGATCTAAAAGCGACAACTGGTAATAGCTACGAAACTGGTCTTAAATATCATGGCGACATAAATGAAGTTAGCTCATATAGCCTCTCTGCAAAATATTTCATGACAAAATATAAAAATTTAATAGTTGATAACAACGCAGCAGGTGGAGGTGTAAATCAAACTTTAGTTAGGATAAACGCTGGTGGCGCTGATATAAGCGGCGTTGAGCTACTTGCAAGGCTAAATTTAGACGCACTAAGCCTAGCTGCTAGCTACACTCATCAAAATGTAAAATATAAAGATAGAGTAGCAAACCCAGCAAGGGGCGGATACTACACCTCAAACGTTATCGGCTACCGAGATCAGGGCGATAAATACACATTTAACGCAGAGTATGCATTTTCTAGCATTGATACGCTAGTAGGCTACAACCTAATCTACTTTGCATCAAAAAATACCATCTCGGCTGGTAATGACGAAAGTGTGAATATACCAAGCTACGCAGTTAGCGATATCTACGCTACCTATTCACCAAGCAGCGGTAAATTTAAAGGCCTTGAGATAAACGCTGGAATTTACAACCTCTTTAACAAAGCTTATACTTCACAATCTCAAAGATTGGCTACATATACAGGCGACTCAAATTTCATAGACTGGGAACCAGGTAGAAATTTTAAGGTAAACGTATCTTATAAATTTTAA
- the gap gene encoding type I glyceraldehyde-3-phosphate dehydrogenase translates to MSVKVAINGFGRIGRCAARIILERDDVELVAINDTATRDMTRYLLKYDSVHGEFKQDVKVINDDFIEVNGKKIRVFSTRDLNELSYADYGVDVVLECTGKFLTTEKCEPYLARGIKKVVMSAPAKDDTATFVVGVNDDKYAGEAIVSNASCTTNGLAPVAKVLNDKFGIVKGLMTTIHAYTNGQSLVDVKAKDFRRSRAAALNIGPTTTGAAKAIAKVLPELNGKMHGQSVRVPVANVSMVDLTAVLKRPASKEEINEAFRTAAESNLKGILFVDDDYRVSSDFCTSAYSSIVASDTTQVIADDMVKIFAWYDNEWGYSTRLVDLAKIVATK, encoded by the coding sequence ATGTCAGTTAAAGTAGCAATAAACGGCTTCGGGCGTATCGGCAGGTGCGCTGCTCGTATTATTTTAGAGCGAGACGACGTTGAGCTTGTCGCTATCAACGACACGGCGACGCGCGACATGACGCGCTATCTGCTCAAATACGACAGCGTGCACGGCGAATTTAAGCAAGACGTTAAGGTGATAAACGACGATTTTATAGAAGTAAACGGCAAAAAGATAAGAGTTTTTTCAACAAGAGATCTAAACGAGCTTAGCTATGCAGACTACGGTGTAGACGTGGTTTTGGAGTGCACGGGCAAGTTTTTGACCACTGAAAAATGCGAACCGTATCTAGCTCGCGGTATCAAAAAAGTCGTCATGAGCGCTCCGGCTAAAGACGACACGGCGACGTTCGTAGTCGGCGTAAACGACGATAAATACGCAGGCGAAGCGATCGTCTCAAACGCAAGCTGCACCACAAACGGCCTAGCGCCCGTCGCAAAGGTACTAAACGATAAATTTGGCATCGTAAAAGGGCTAATGACTACGATCCACGCCTACACAAACGGCCAAAGCTTGGTTGACGTGAAGGCCAAAGACTTCCGCCGCTCGCGCGCTGCAGCCCTAAATATCGGGCCTACGACCACCGGAGCTGCCAAAGCTATCGCAAAAGTACTTCCCGAGCTAAACGGCAAGATGCACGGCCAAAGCGTGCGCGTACCGGTCGCTAACGTCTCTATGGTCGATCTAACGGCTGTTTTAAAAAGACCAGCTAGCAAAGAGGAGATAAACGAGGCGTTTAGAACGGCTGCGGAGTCAAATTTAAAGGGAATTTTGTTTGTCGATGACGATTATAGAGTTAGCAGCGACTTTTGCACGAGCGCATACAGCAGCATCGTAGCCAGCGACACTACGCAGGTCATCGCTGATGATATGGTAAAGATCTTTGCATGGTACGACAACGAGTGGGGCTACTCGACAAGGCTTGTGGACCTAGCTAAGATCGTGGCTACGAAGTAA
- the argS gene encoding arginine--tRNA ligase, translating into MKNKIKAEISKVLEREFVLEKPKDKNLAHYATPLFGLAKELRKSPAMIASEFADKFSDSKIVEASAVNGYLNFKLKSEFLDEISKQILLDSENFAKEDAKKDSYLIEYISANPTGPLHIGHVRGAVYGDTLARLGKRLGYAISTEYYINDAGNQIDLLGTSISLAAKEQLFNESIVYPEKYYRGDYILDIAKLANEKFGREIFYDESRNLELAEFGKDIVLEIIKKDLADVGIFIESWASEKALYDGLEPTINKLKRSNQMYEKEGATYIASTTLGDDNDRVVVRNDGRPTYLAGDIIYHNAKFEKNFDHYINIWGADHHGYIARLKAAINFLGYDENKLEVILMQMVSLLKDGKPYKMSKRAGNAVLMSDIVSEIGAEALRFIFISKANTSSLEFDVDELKKEDSSNPIFYINYAHARINQVFAKAGKNVQDVINANFEYLDENAKNLLFEALILPEILEDAFISRQLQKIPDYLKSLAASFHKFYNENRVVGNENEDSLLKVFAVVAISIKTAFNIMGITAKDRM; encoded by the coding sequence TTGAAAAATAAAATAAAAGCTGAAATTTCAAAGGTTTTAGAGCGTGAATTTGTGCTTGAAAAGCCAAAGGATAAAAATTTAGCCCACTATGCAACGCCACTTTTTGGCCTTGCAAAGGAGCTAAGAAAGTCGCCGGCCATGATAGCTAGCGAGTTTGCTGATAAATTTAGTGATAGCAAGATAGTCGAAGCCAGTGCGGTAAATGGCTACTTAAATTTCAAGCTAAAAAGCGAGTTTTTAGATGAAATTTCAAAGCAAATTTTGTTAGATAGCGAAAATTTTGCAAAAGAAGATGCGAAAAAAGATAGCTATTTAATAGAATACATCAGTGCAAATCCAACTGGACCGCTTCACATCGGGCATGTTAGAGGCGCAGTTTACGGTGATACTTTGGCAAGACTTGGCAAAAGACTTGGCTATGCTATCTCAACAGAATACTATATAAACGATGCTGGTAATCAAATAGATCTGCTTGGTACTTCGATATCGCTTGCGGCAAAAGAGCAGCTTTTTAATGAAAGCATCGTCTATCCAGAGAAATACTACCGCGGAGATTATATTTTAGATATCGCTAAGCTTGCAAATGAGAAATTTGGTAGGGAAATTTTTTATGATGAGAGTAGAAACCTCGAGCTTGCCGAGTTTGGCAAGGATATCGTGCTTGAGATCATCAAAAAAGATTTAGCAGATGTTGGGATATTTATAGAGAGCTGGGCTAGTGAAAAGGCTCTTTATGACGGCCTAGAGCCAACTATAAACAAGCTAAAACGTTCAAATCAAATGTATGAAAAAGAGGGCGCTACTTATATCGCTTCGACCACACTTGGCGATGATAATGATAGGGTTGTCGTTAGAAATGACGGCAGACCGACATATTTAGCTGGTGATATCATCTACCACAATGCTAAATTTGAGAAAAATTTCGATCACTACATAAATATTTGGGGTGCAGACCACCATGGATATATCGCGAGGTTAAAAGCTGCAATAAATTTCCTTGGATATGATGAAAACAAGCTTGAAGTGATACTCATGCAGATGGTTAGCCTGCTAAAAGATGGTAAGCCATACAAGATGAGCAAGCGCGCTGGTAATGCCGTGCTGATGAGCGATATCGTAAGTGAGATCGGTGCTGAGGCGCTTAGATTTATCTTTATAAGCAAGGCAAATACGAGTAGTTTGGAATTTGACGTAGATGAGCTTAAAAAAGAGGACAGCTCAAATCCGATTTTTTATATAAACTATGCTCATGCTAGGATAAATCAAGTCTTCGCAAAGGCTGGGAAAAATGTTCAAGATGTAATCAATGCAAACTTCGAATACCTAGACGAAAATGCTAAAAATTTACTTTTTGAAGCGCTAATCTTACCTGAAATTTTAGAGGATGCTTTTATCTCAAGGCAGCTTCAAAAGATCCCAGACTATTTGAAGTCACTAGCTGCTAGTTTTCATAAATTTTATAATGAAAACCGTGTGGTTGGAAATGAAAACGAAGATAGCTTGCTAAAAGTTTTTGCAGTTGTCGCTATCTCGATAAAAACAGCATTTAACATAATGGGAATCACAGCTAAAGATAGGATGTAG
- the nadD gene encoding nicotinate (nicotinamide) nucleotide adenylyltransferase: protein MKLALFGGSFDPVHLGHDSIVKMALSGLDVDKLIIMPTFISPFKSEFSAPPELRLKWIREIWGGLEKVEISDYEINLARPVPTIETVKYLYEKFKIEKFYLIIGADHLATLDKWHGYEELKNLVQFVIAKRNHIEIPRNLQKMDVHVDVSSSQIRHQKGLDELPSEIKDEIINFYQGFKMQERSMQERTESIVKVLDAKKAEEIQVFDMSGDDYFVKAVVIATTLGERHAYSLSEDLKEELKPLGEKFIGTESSPDWIVMDLGDILIHLLSPAYRAKYNIEEFLQKLKTSKES, encoded by the coding sequence ATGAAGTTAGCACTTTTTGGCGGGAGCTTTGATCCGGTTCATTTAGGACACGATAGCATTGTGAAAATGGCACTAAGTGGCCTTGATGTCGACAAGCTCATCATCATGCCAACTTTTATAAGTCCTTTTAAGAGTGAATTTTCAGCTCCGCCAGAGCTTCGACTAAAGTGGATAAGAGAAATTTGGGGCGGCCTAGAGAAGGTCGAGATCTCAGACTATGAGATAAATTTAGCTCGCCCGGTGCCTACCATAGAGACGGTTAAGTATTTGTATGAGAAATTCAAGATAGAGAAATTTTATCTCATAATAGGCGCGGACCACCTAGCCACGCTTGATAAGTGGCACGGATATGAGGAGCTAAAAAATTTAGTGCAGTTTGTGATCGCCAAGCGCAATCACATAGAAATTCCGCGAAATTTACAAAAAATGGACGTGCACGTGGATGTTAGCTCGTCGCAGATCAGGCATCAAAAAGGGCTTGATGAGCTACCTAGCGAGATAAAAGATGAGATCATAAATTTTTACCAAGGATTTAAAATGCAAGAGAGATCAATGCAAGAGCGCACCGAAAGTATAGTTAAGGTTTTAGACGCAAAAAAGGCTGAAGAGATACAAGTGTTTGATATGAGCGGAGATGATTATTTCGTAAAGGCCGTAGTTATCGCTACAACGCTTGGCGAGAGGCACGCTTACTCACTGAGCGAGGATCTAAAAGAGGAGTTAAAGCCTCTTGGAGAGAAATTTATAGGCACTGAGAGCTCGCCTGATTGGATTGTGATGGACCTTGGCGACATTTTGATACATCTTTTAAGCCCAGCTTACAGAGCAAAATACAACATCGAAGAGTTTTTGCAAAAGCTAAAAACTAGCAAAGAGTCTTAA